In Kitasatospora sp. NBC_00240, the following are encoded in one genomic region:
- a CDS encoding malate dehydrogenase has translation MTRTPVNVTITGAAGQIGYALLFRIASGHLLGADVPVNLRLLEIPQGLKAAEGVAMELDDCAFPLLRDITITDNAATAFDGANVALLVGARPRTAGMERGDLLSANGGIFGPQGKAINDNAADDIKVLVVGNPANTNALIAQRNAPDVPAERFTAMTRLDHNRAVAQLAKKTGVTVNDVKKLTIWGNHSATQYPDIFHAEVAGKNAAELINDQAWLENDFIPTVAKRGAAIIEVRGASSAASAANAAIDHVHTWVNGTAEGDWTSMGIVSDGSYGVEPGIISSFPVTTKDGKFEIVQGLEISDFSRARIDASVGELVEERDAVAELGLI, from the coding sequence ATGACTCGCACCCCCGTCAACGTCACCATCACCGGAGCGGCCGGCCAGATCGGCTACGCGCTGCTCTTCCGCATCGCCTCGGGCCACCTGCTCGGTGCCGACGTGCCGGTGAACCTCCGCCTCCTGGAGATCCCGCAGGGCCTCAAGGCCGCCGAGGGCGTCGCCATGGAGCTCGACGACTGCGCCTTCCCGCTGCTGCGCGACATCACCATCACCGACAACGCCGCCACCGCGTTCGACGGTGCCAACGTAGCCCTGCTGGTCGGGGCCCGCCCGCGCACCGCCGGCATGGAGCGCGGCGACCTGCTGTCGGCCAACGGCGGCATCTTCGGCCCGCAGGGCAAGGCCATCAACGACAACGCGGCCGACGACATCAAGGTCCTCGTGGTCGGCAACCCGGCGAACACCAACGCCCTGATCGCCCAGCGCAACGCGCCCGACGTCCCGGCCGAGCGCTTCACCGCGATGACCCGCCTGGACCACAACCGCGCGGTCGCCCAGCTCGCCAAGAAGACCGGCGTCACCGTCAACGACGTCAAGAAGCTCACCATCTGGGGCAACCACTCGGCCACCCAGTACCCGGACATCTTCCACGCCGAGGTTGCCGGTAAGAACGCCGCCGAGCTGATCAACGACCAGGCCTGGCTGGAGAACGACTTCATCCCGACCGTCGCCAAGCGCGGCGCCGCGATCATCGAGGTCCGTGGCGCCTCCTCGGCCGCCTCGGCCGCCAACGCCGCCATCGACCACGTCCACACCTGGGTCAACGGCACCGCCGAGGGCGACTGGACCTCGATGGGCATCGTCTCCGACGGCTCGTACGGCGTGGAGCCCGGCATCATCTCGTCCTTCCCGGTCACCACCAAGGACGGCAAGTTCGAGATCGTCCAGGGCCTGGAGATCTCCGACTTCTCCCGCGCCCGGATCGACGCCTCGGTCGGCGAGCTGGTCGAGGAGCGCGACGCGGTCGCCGAGCTCGGCCTGATCTGA